A region of Maridesulfovibrio sp. DNA encodes the following proteins:
- a CDS encoding BON domain-containing protein yields MNSVIKNIIYSFLLIVSAFNITTVEAGFVPYGRIFKAVKDERPYITQAQDSRTQLQLHKKILLNYPESMTGVSSYVYLGHGFLVGEVENDAERAGLVECAKSITDLNGVSYFLPQKKSSDNSTPSELEIKLKGMLEPNYPSSKLTVKVVQDTVIIIGVLDDQEQESALKTVQEISGSSKIINFLQVPQQQKMQRQKRHPLRNFFSN; encoded by the coding sequence ATGAACAGCGTCATTAAAAATATTATTTATTCTTTTTTGCTAATTGTATCGGCATTCAATATTACTACTGTTGAAGCCGGATTTGTGCCTTACGGCAGAATATTTAAAGCAGTAAAAGATGAGCGGCCGTACATTACTCAGGCTCAAGACAGCAGGACGCAGCTGCAGTTGCATAAAAAAATACTCTTGAACTATCCCGAAAGTATGACCGGAGTTTCGAGCTATGTTTACTTGGGACACGGATTCTTGGTTGGCGAAGTGGAAAATGATGCTGAACGAGCTGGTTTAGTGGAATGCGCCAAATCTATCACTGATCTCAACGGGGTCAGTTATTTTCTCCCTCAAAAAAAGTCTTCAGATAACAGCACACCATCTGAACTCGAAATTAAGCTGAAGGGAATGCTTGAACCGAATTATCCTTCTTCAAAACTAACAGTTAAAGTTGTTCAGGATACTGTGATCATAATTGGAGTTCTCGATGATCAAGAGCAGGAATCAGCTCTCAAGACTGTACAGGAGATATCCGGGTCATCCAAAATCATTAATTTTCTACAGGTTCCGCAACAGCAAAAAATGCAAAGACAAAAACGCCATCCCCTGCGCAATTTTTTTAGCAATTAA
- the fdnG gene encoding formate dehydrogenase-N subunit alpha: MNINRRDFVKLTTAAAAGIAAVPAFGGLGKAFANTAEERARQLSPKWTKQTTSICAFCSVGCGLLVNTDLETKRAINVEGNPDHPINEGALCAKGAAAIQMTENPQRVGKFLYRAPYSGEWEEKDWDFCKKRIAKLIKKSRDESFEKKNAKGQVVNRTMGIASLGSAALDNEECYAMHSFMRSLGLVYVEHQARIUHSATVAALVESFGRGAMTNHWNDLQNSDCILIMGSNAAENHPISFKWAVKAQKRGAKIIHVDPRFTRTSARSDAYIPLRSGTDIAVLGGMINYIIKNKRYFHKYMVDYTNASFIVGKDYDFKDGLFSGFDSKANAYDKSKWAFELNDKGIPKQDKSLQDPNCVFQILKRHYSRYTPEKVSSISGVSVKDLDLLYKTYTATGKPDKAGTIMYAMGWTQHSVGVQNIRAMAMIQLMLGNIGVAGGGVNALRGECNVQGSTDYALLYHILPGYLKTPLAGQDTLEQYNNTYTPKSNDPESANWWQHYPKYSASLIKAMYSEDTPEQGYQYLPRLDNHKASQYSWIPLIDRMYRGKFTGGLIWGMNPACSGSDSVKTRNALGKLDWMVNVNLFPCETSDFWKGPGMDPKKIKTETFFIPCASPIEKEGSVSNSGRWMQWRYKGPETFGEVMSDGHYFHEIWEELKALYEKEGGAYPEPITHLSFENMCEDDGHGHMHFSAQKTAKLCNGWFTRDVEVKGKKFKKGQQVPSFAYLQADGSTTSGNWLYCNSVTDEGNKSERHDATQTKEQANIGLFPNWTWCWPVNRRILYNRASVDEKGQPWAPKKAVIKWNGSKWIGDVPDGGWKPGTRHPFIMRKNGFGQLFGPGRADGPLPEYYEPLECPVDNHPFSKTLHNPTAVQIQGEEKAVCDPRYPFVGTTYRITEHWQTGSMTRWQSWLVEAEPQMFVEISPELAKLRGIENGDKVTVESVRGSLWAIAMVTERIQPYNINGSDVHMVGMPWHYGWVTPMNGGDSANIVTPNVGDPNTGIPEYKAFMVNLRKWKEGDN; the protein is encoded by the coding sequence ATGAACATTAATCGTAGAGATTTTGTAAAGCTGACGACTGCGGCAGCTGCGGGGATAGCCGCTGTTCCGGCGTTCGGCGGGCTTGGTAAAGCCTTTGCGAATACAGCCGAGGAACGGGCGAGGCAGCTCAGTCCCAAATGGACCAAGCAGACCACCTCTATTTGCGCGTTCTGCTCAGTAGGTTGCGGCCTTCTGGTCAATACCGACCTTGAGACCAAACGTGCTATAAATGTGGAAGGTAACCCTGACCACCCCATTAACGAAGGAGCACTCTGCGCCAAGGGTGCTGCTGCCATCCAGATGACCGAAAACCCGCAACGTGTGGGAAAATTTTTATATCGCGCTCCATACAGTGGAGAATGGGAAGAAAAAGATTGGGATTTTTGCAAAAAACGCATAGCAAAACTGATCAAAAAATCTCGCGACGAAAGCTTTGAAAAGAAAAATGCCAAGGGACAGGTGGTCAACCGCACCATGGGTATCGCCTCTCTCGGTTCCGCTGCGCTGGATAACGAAGAATGTTATGCCATGCACAGCTTCATGCGTTCACTCGGCCTGGTCTATGTTGAGCACCAGGCACGTATCTGACACAGCGCAACTGTTGCGGCTCTGGTAGAGTCGTTCGGACGCGGCGCGATGACCAACCACTGGAATGACCTTCAGAACAGTGATTGTATTTTGATAATGGGCAGTAATGCTGCCGAAAACCATCCCATTTCTTTCAAATGGGCTGTAAAAGCACAAAAACGCGGTGCAAAGATTATCCATGTGGATCCGCGCTTCACCCGTACTTCCGCTCGCTCGGATGCATACATTCCTCTGCGTTCCGGTACTGATATCGCAGTACTGGGCGGTATGATCAACTACATCATCAAAAACAAGCGTTACTTCCATAAATATATGGTTGATTACACCAACGCTTCTTTTATCGTAGGTAAAGATTACGATTTCAAAGACGGCCTGTTCTCCGGCTTTGACAGTAAAGCCAATGCTTACGACAAATCAAAATGGGCTTTTGAATTGAACGACAAGGGTATTCCCAAGCAGGATAAATCCCTGCAGGATCCCAATTGTGTATTCCAGATCCTGAAAAGACATTATTCCCGCTACACTCCGGAAAAAGTATCCTCCATCTCCGGTGTATCGGTGAAAGATCTTGATCTGCTCTACAAGACTTACACCGCTACCGGAAAACCGGATAAAGCAGGAACCATCATGTACGCCATGGGTTGGACCCAGCACTCTGTGGGTGTTCAGAACATTCGTGCAATGGCCATGATCCAGCTTATGCTCGGTAACATAGGTGTCGCAGGCGGCGGCGTTAACGCCTTACGCGGCGAATGTAACGTACAGGGTTCCACTGACTACGCCCTGCTCTATCACATTCTCCCCGGCTACCTGAAGACTCCTCTTGCCGGACAGGACACTCTTGAACAGTACAACAACACATATACACCCAAGAGTAATGATCCTGAATCCGCTAACTGGTGGCAGCATTATCCCAAGTACTCGGCCAGCCTTATCAAGGCCATGTATTCCGAAGATACTCCGGAACAGGGATACCAGTATCTGCCTCGCCTTGATAACCACAAGGCCAGCCAGTATTCTTGGATTCCGCTTATTGACCGCATGTATCGAGGCAAATTTACTGGCGGCCTTATCTGGGGTATGAACCCGGCCTGTTCAGGCTCTGACTCCGTTAAGACCCGTAATGCCCTCGGAAAATTGGACTGGATGGTCAACGTAAACCTCTTCCCGTGTGAAACAAGTGATTTCTGGAAAGGTCCGGGAATGGATCCCAAAAAGATCAAGACCGAGACTTTTTTCATCCCTTGTGCTTCTCCTATTGAAAAAGAAGGGTCAGTATCCAACTCCGGACGCTGGATGCAATGGCGTTACAAGGGCCCGGAAACCTTTGGTGAAGTTATGAGCGACGGCCATTACTTCCACGAAATCTGGGAAGAACTCAAAGCTCTTTATGAAAAAGAAGGTGGTGCGTACCCTGAACCGATCACCCATTTAAGCTTTGAAAACATGTGTGAAGATGATGGACACGGCCACATGCACTTCAGCGCTCAGAAAACCGCCAAACTCTGTAACGGCTGGTTTACCCGTGATGTTGAAGTGAAAGGCAAGAAGTTCAAGAAAGGACAGCAGGTCCCCAGCTTTGCCTACTTGCAGGCAGACGGTTCCACTACCTCCGGAAACTGGCTGTACTGCAACTCCGTCACCGACGAAGGCAACAAGTCGGAACGCCACGATGCCACCCAGACCAAGGAACAAGCCAATATAGGCCTCTTCCCCAATTGGACATGGTGCTGGCCGGTTAACCGCCGCATCCTTTACAACAGAGCTTCTGTTGATGAAAAAGGACAGCCTTGGGCACCCAAGAAAGCGGTTATCAAGTGGAACGGTTCCAAGTGGATCGGTGATGTTCCCGATGGTGGCTGGAAGCCCGGCACCCGTCATCCGTTCATCATGCGTAAGAACGGCTTCGGCCAGCTATTCGGTCCCGGCCGTGCAGACGGTCCCCTGCCCGAATATTACGAACCGCTGGAATGCCCGGTAGACAACCATCCTTTCTCCAAAACCCTGCATAACCCCACGGCTGTTCAAATTCAGGGCGAGGAAAAGGCTGTCTGCGATCCGCGCTACCCGTTCGTCGGAACGACTTACCGTATTACCGAACATTGGCAGACCGGTTCCATGACTCGTTGGCAATCTTGGCTGGTTGAAGCTGAGCCGCAGATGTTTGTGGAAATCAGTCCCGAATTGGCCAAGCTGCGCGGCATTGAAAATGGTGACAAAGTTACTGTTGAAAGTGTCCGTGGATCGCTCTGGGCCATTGCAATGGTTACCGAACGTATCCAGCCCTATAACATTAACGGAAGCGACGTTCACATGGTCGGCATGCCCTGGCATTACGGCTGGGTAACCCCAATGAACGGCGGTGATTCCGCAAACATCGTAACCCCCAACGTGGGTGACCCGAACACCGGTATCCCCGAATACAAGGCCTTTATGGTCAATCTCCGTAAGTGGAAGGAGGGTGATAACTAA
- a CDS encoding 4Fe-4S dicluster domain-containing protein produces MSGKSFFVDLTLCTACRGCQVACKQWKKLPAEQTRNVGSHQNPQDLSSKTIRLVRFSEARDEDGKLRWLFFPEQCRHCLEPPCKYIANMYAPGAVVQDEKTGAVVMTDKAILPKGKVEGWEMCPYNVPRQDPETGLFSKCDMCLDRVEMGMKPACVQSCPTGTMNFGDRADMLKLAKERLAEVKKANPNAYLADPEDVRVIYLCETKPENYFGNVVASAEQRKTLLAGVTPSKTSRRGFLTTLKNKA; encoded by the coding sequence ATGTCCGGTAAAAGCTTCTTTGTAGATCTCACCCTTTGTACCGCCTGTCGCGGTTGTCAGGTTGCCTGCAAGCAGTGGAAAAAACTGCCTGCAGAGCAAACCCGTAACGTTGGTTCCCATCAGAATCCGCAGGATCTATCGTCCAAGACTATCCGGCTGGTACGCTTCAGTGAAGCACGGGACGAAGACGGTAAATTACGTTGGCTTTTCTTCCCGGAACAATGCCGTCACTGCCTTGAGCCTCCCTGTAAGTACATTGCAAACATGTACGCACCGGGTGCCGTGGTTCAGGATGAAAAGACCGGGGCCGTGGTAATGACCGATAAAGCCATCCTGCCAAAGGGCAAGGTGGAAGGCTGGGAAATGTGTCCTTACAATGTTCCCCGTCAGGATCCGGAAACCGGACTATTCTCAAAGTGTGACATGTGTCTCGACCGTGTGGAAATGGGCATGAAGCCCGCATGCGTGCAGAGCTGCCCCACCGGAACCATGAACTTCGGCGACCGTGCGGACATGCTCAAGCTGGCCAAGGAAAGACTTGCGGAAGTGAAAAAAGCCAACCCCAATGCCTACCTCGCCGATCCCGAGGATGTGCGCGTGATTTATCTCTGCGAAACCAAACCGGAAAACTACTTCGGTAATGTCGTCGCTTCCGCAGAGCAACGCAAGACGCTTCTGGCCGGGGTAACTCCGTCTAAAACTTCAAGACGCGGTTTCCTCACCACTCTTAAAAACAAAGCCTAG
- a CDS encoding cytochrome c3 family protein, giving the protein MKKLLIACLCLMGIVFVAIGAGAQEDWTAPDDDLVINFIKGKSPKDHGVVFNHSSHANYECIDCHHKMKKTGEPTSCADCHTNFEPIPSKGYKSYFKAMHYKRKDLKRASCLGCHVKEFGNDKEMTGCINSACHPDGIK; this is encoded by the coding sequence ATGAAAAAATTATTGATCGCATGCCTGTGTTTGATGGGCATTGTGTTCGTCGCCATCGGTGCTGGCGCACAGGAAGATTGGACTGCCCCGGATGATGATTTGGTCATCAATTTCATCAAGGGCAAAAGTCCTAAAGATCACGGTGTAGTTTTCAACCATTCAAGCCATGCAAACTATGAATGCATTGACTGCCACCACAAAATGAAAAAAACAGGCGAACCTACCAGTTGTGCAGATTGTCATACTAACTTTGAACCGATTCCGAGCAAAGGATACAAATCCTACTTCAAGGCCATGCATTACAAGCGCAAAGACCTCAAACGTGCTTCTTGCCTCGGCTGTCATGTGAAGGAATTCGGTAATGATAAGGAAATGACCGGATGCATCAACTCCGCCTGTCATCCTGATGGAATAAAATAA
- the tsaA gene encoding tRNA (N6-threonylcarbamoyladenosine(37)-N6)-methyltransferase TrmO: MPLPEKDAIIFHPIGYIRSPFETPEGMPIQPSGAKDVAGKIELHDALKEGLQDLEGFSHIILLYHFHKNEDYHLKVKPFMDTEERGLFSTRAPRRPNMIGMSTVELLSIEGNVLHIRGVDVLDRTPLIDIKPYVKEFDAVPADRFGWLETNAKKSESLKSDERFANK, from the coding sequence ATGCCTTTACCAGAGAAAGATGCCATAATATTCCATCCAATAGGATACATCCGCTCTCCATTTGAGACTCCCGAGGGTATGCCGATCCAGCCTTCTGGAGCCAAAGATGTGGCTGGAAAAATAGAGCTTCACGATGCTCTTAAAGAAGGTTTGCAGGATCTTGAAGGCTTCTCTCATATCATTCTTCTATATCATTTCCACAAGAACGAAGACTATCATCTAAAAGTTAAGCCGTTTATGGATACTGAAGAACGTGGACTGTTTTCCACCCGTGCTCCACGCAGGCCGAATATGATCGGGATGTCTACTGTGGAGTTACTCAGCATTGAGGGTAATGTTCTCCATATCAGGGGAGTGGACGTACTCGACAGAACCCCGCTGATAGACATAAAGCCTTACGTAAAAGAATTTGATGCTGTTCCCGCAGACCGTTTCGGCTGGCTGGAAACCAATGCTAAAAAGTCTGAATCATTGAAATCGGATGAACGGTTTGCAAATAAATAA